The sequence below is a genomic window from Bacteroidales bacterium MB20-C3-3.
ATATGATGTTTATAAAGGATGATTTATTCAGGTATATTGAGGTGAATGATTCATTACTTGAGTTTTTTGGAAAGAGGGCAGATGAAGTACTTGGAAAAACGGACTTTCAGTTACTGGAAGGAGAGGATCTTGATGATGTTTTGATTTCAGATAATCAGGTGCTGTCAGAATTAATCACAGTGAAGATTGAAGAGAAGTTCGGGACAAAAATGTATGAGGCAACAAAATTCCCGGTAAGGCTAGAATCAGGTAAATACGGAGTTGGAGGGGTAGTCAGGGATTTGACACATTCTGTTCAAAAGAGGGAGGTTCAGGAGGCGATTCTGAATATATCAAAGTGCTCTCTTGTAAAGACTGAACTTAAAGCTTTTCTGGAAGAGGTGCATAAAGAGTTAAGCAAAATAATTTCTGCAAGAAATTTTTACATAGCTCTTTATAATAAAGAGAAGGAGGAGTACTCTTATCCATTTTTTAAAGATGATTATGATGTTATTGAAGAGGGCTTTACAGAGCAACTTTATGGCTCTTTGACAGACTATGTCAGAAGAAGTGGCAAAAGTAAAATTATTAATGTCCAGATACAGGAGGATCTGAAGGAGGAGGGGCTGATTTTCTCCACTTATGGAACAGACTCTTCTGTGTGGATGGGAGCACCTCTTTATGATGTCGAGTTTAAGGAGGTTATTGGTGTTATTGTTGTTCAGGATTACACAGATCCTAAAGCATATAATGAGGATGATCTTGCACTTCTTGAAATATTTGCCAATAATATTGGTCTTTTTATAGACCGGATTAAGAACATAGAGAGCCTGAAAATGGCTAAATCAAAGGCCGAGGAGAGTGATCGCCTTAAGAGCTCCTTCCTTGCAAATATGAGCCACGAGATCAGAACACCAATGAATGGAATTATGGGATTCGCCAATCTTCTTCTGGAGGAGGTAGATAATATTGAACATAGAGAGTATCTTCAGATTATTTCAAAGAGTGCAGACAGACTCCTTGCAACTATAAACGATGTTCTTGATATCTCAAGAATTGAGGCAGGTCAGGTCTTAATAAGCAAATCCGAGTTTGATTTAAATGAAATCCTCAGGGAGGTTCACGAATTTTTTAAAGCAAATAACTCAAAACTGGATCTCAGGCTCTCCCTTGAGTCTGTTGATGCTTTTATTGTTAATACAGACAGAATAAAGCTTAACCAGATAATAACCAACCTGATGGGTAATGCTGTAAAATTTACCAGAGAGGGTTATATTGAATTAGGTTACATAAAGGGGGTCAGCATCTATACAATTTATGTAAAGGATACAGGGATAGGAATCCCTGAAGATAAACTGGAAAGTATTTTTGAGAGATTTGTGCAGGCTCACACTATTGAAAATGAATTTGAGGGTACCGGCTTAGGTCTCTCAATTTCAAAATTGTTTACAGAGATTCTTGGTGGTAAAATATGGGTTAAATCAAAATTGGGAGAGGGGAGTACATTCTACATCTCCCTCCCCAATTGATTAATGTTAATTAATACAGCTTCCGTTTGAAAGTCTCTCTTCAGGAGTAACGATTCTCATCTTTCCGCTCTCCTCTTTTGCCATAAGTATCATACCGCAGGACTCAATCCCCTTAATCTTTCTTGGAGCTAAGTTTGCTAAAATACATATTTGTTTGCCCACCATCTCTTCAGGAGTGTAATACTCAGCTATTCCTGAGACAATAACTCTTTTGTCCACTCCTGTGTCAATATGTAATTTAAGAAGCTTGTCTGTTTTAGGAACCCTCTCGGCCTCCAGGACGGTAGCTGTACGGATATCCATTTTCATAAAATCATCGTAAGAGCACTCCTCTTTAGCCGGAGCCAGTGTACTCTTTTCAGGCTGAGGCTCCAGGGCTGTCTCCTCTTTAGGTCTGAGTGCGTCAAGTTTAGCCAGCTGATGTGCTATAGTCTCATCCTCAATTTTCTCAAAAAGGAGCGTGGCATCATTAATTTTATGACCGGGAAGAAGTATCGTGTCCGATCCAAAATCCTCCCATGTTTTACTCTTCATATTAAGCATATATGAGAGTCTCTGAGTTGTATGAGGCAGGAATGGTTCAAAAGCAATTACCAGATTTGCGCAAATCTGAAGGGAGGTGTTAAGAATTGTAGCCACCCTCTCCATATCGGTTTTGGAAAGCTTCCAGGGCTCAGTGTCTGCAAGGTATTTATTGCCTAGTCTGGCAAGATTCATAGCCTCTCTCAGAGCTTCGCGAAACTTGAATGTCTCAAGGCTCTCTTCAATATTCCTTTTTATAACAGGAATCTGTGCCAATGTCTCTTCGTCTGCCTGCTCACTCTTAAGATGAGATGGGACCTCTCCCTGAAAATATTTATGAGTAAGAACCACGGCCCTGTTTACAAAATTCCCAAGGATTGCAACAAGTTCACTGTTATTTCTCGTCTGAAAATCCTTCCAGGTAAAATCGTTATCTTTTGTTTCAGGTGCATTTGCACATAGTACATATCGGAGGACATCCTCTTTTCCCGGGAATTCATCCAGGTATTCGTGAAGCCATACTGCCCAATTCCTTGATGTAGATATTTTATTCCCCTCAAGGTTTAAAAATTCGTTGGCAGGCACATTCTCGGGTAGTATATAGCCGTCTCCGTATGCTTTTAGCATGGATGGAAATACAATGCAGTGAAAGACTATATTATCCTTGCCGATAAAGTGCAGGAGCCTGGTATCATCGCTTTTCCACCATTTTTCCCACTCATTTGGCAATAGTTCGATTGTATTTGAAATATATCCTATAGGTGCATCAAACCAAACATATAAGACTTTACCCTCTGCACCTTCAACCGGGACAGGTACACCCCAGTCCAGATCCCTGCTTACTGCACGAGGCTGCAGGCCTCCGTCCAGCCAGGATTTGCATTGCCCATACACATTTACCTTCCACTCCTTATGCTGTTCAAGTATCCACTCTCTGAGCCAGGGCTCATACTGATCAAGAGGGAGGTACCAGTGAGATGTCTTTTTAAGGACAGGAATACTTCCGCTAAGTGTGGATTTTGGATTTATTAGTTCATTTGGACTAAGGGTACTGCCGCATTTCTCGCATTGGTCACCATAGGCGTTTTCAGCTCCGCATTTTGGACAGGTCCCGGTAATATATCGGTCTGCAAGAAAATGGTTTGCCTCCTCATCATAATATTGTTCACTCTCTTTTTCAATGAATTTGCCCTCATCGTAAAGCTTTCTGAAGAACTCAGATGCAGTTTTGTGATGCGTCTCTGAACTTGTCCTTGAGTAAATGTCAAAGCTTATTCCAAGTCTTTCAAAAGAGTCTTTTATTATTAAATGGTATTTATCCACTACCTCCTGAGGTGTGCAATTCTGCTGACGGGCCTTGATTGTAATCGGGACACCATGCTCGTCTGAGCCACAGATGAATTTAACATCCCTGCCACGCATTCGGAGATACCTCACATATATATCTGCAGGTATATATACCCCGGCAAGGTGTCCTATATGCACAGCCCCGTTTGCATAGGGAAGGGCCGCTGTTACAAGGTCTCTTTTGTAGCTCTTTTCCATTGTGTTTATTCAGTAAAATATTTGGGTGCAAAGATAAGATTTTATATCGTAAGTCTGTTCAGCTCCCTTGAGAGCATATTTCTGACAGTTAACAGGGTCTTCATATGACCCATAAGTTCTGTCTGCTTCTCCTCTTCATCTGCAGGTATTCTGTTTAGTTCATTCCACATCTCCTGGTAGGCAATGGATGTAATCTTGGCTTTATATACCATAATAGCTTTTGGAACAGCTATTGAAAGGACCTTCTCTTCAGGGATCAGAGAGGCTACAAACTGTTTAATATT
It includes:
- a CDS encoding ATP-binding protein: MLIKINSMLLGVIQNIAILLALSLLHYLFGFRPVSHYKGVKEIFMGFAIGIIGIILMMSEWTLQPGLVFDSRTILLSVSGLIIGPIPTIIAMAFTAMYRIYMAGDGIVMGVATILTSGTTGILWGGLRPNWYKKRKNWELYSVGMLTHLIMVGCTIFLPEEIRFDTFVNISPVVLAIYPFGTLMLGLIMLTNIERRASIVKYKEAEERKTSFFNASKDMMFIKDDLFRYIEVNDSLLEFFGKRADEVLGKTDFQLLEGEDLDDVLISDNQVLSELITVKIEEKFGTKMYEATKFPVRLESGKYGVGGVVRDLTHSVQKREVQEAILNISKCSLVKTELKAFLEEVHKELSKIISARNFYIALYNKEKEEYSYPFFKDDYDVIEEGFTEQLYGSLTDYVRRSGKSKIINVQIQEDLKEEGLIFSTYGTDSSVWMGAPLYDVEFKEVIGVIVVQDYTDPKAYNEDDLALLEIFANNIGLFIDRIKNIESLKMAKSKAEESDRLKSSFLANMSHEIRTPMNGIMGFANLLLEEVDNIEHREYLQIISKSADRLLATINDVLDISRIEAGQVLISKSEFDLNEILREVHEFFKANNSKLDLRLSLESVDAFIVNTDRIKLNQIITNLMGNAVKFTREGYIELGYIKGVSIYTIYVKDTGIGIPEDKLESIFERFVQAHTIENEFEGTGLGLSISKLFTEILGGKIWVKSKLGEGSTFYISLPN
- the metG gene encoding methionine--tRNA ligase, producing the protein MEKSYKRDLVTAALPYANGAVHIGHLAGVYIPADIYVRYLRMRGRDVKFICGSDEHGVPITIKARQQNCTPQEVVDKYHLIIKDSFERLGISFDIYSRTSSETHHKTASEFFRKLYDEGKFIEKESEQYYDEEANHFLADRYITGTCPKCGAENAYGDQCEKCGSTLSPNELINPKSTLSGSIPVLKKTSHWYLPLDQYEPWLREWILEQHKEWKVNVYGQCKSWLDGGLQPRAVSRDLDWGVPVPVEGAEGKVLYVWFDAPIGYISNTIELLPNEWEKWWKSDDTRLLHFIGKDNIVFHCIVFPSMLKAYGDGYILPENVPANEFLNLEGNKISTSRNWAVWLHEYLDEFPGKEDVLRYVLCANAPETKDNDFTWKDFQTRNNSELVAILGNFVNRAVVLTHKYFQGEVPSHLKSEQADEETLAQIPVIKRNIEESLETFKFREALREAMNLARLGNKYLADTEPWKLSKTDMERVATILNTSLQICANLVIAFEPFLPHTTQRLSYMLNMKSKTWEDFGSDTILLPGHKINDATLLFEKIEDETIAHQLAKLDALRPKEETALEPQPEKSTLAPAKEECSYDDFMKMDIRTATVLEAERVPKTDKLLKLHIDTGVDKRVIVSGIAEYYTPEEMVGKQICILANLAPRKIKGIESCGMILMAKEESGKMRIVTPEERLSNGSCIN